tggaaattataggcaattagcaagacacccccaataaaggagtggttctgcaggtggtgaccactgttgtgcaaatggaatagacaacaggtcctgcccgttccccagacctgaatccaattgagcacatctgggacatcatgtctcgctccatccaccaacgccacgttgcaccacagactgtccaggagttggtggatgctttagtccaggtctaggaggagatccctcaggagaccatccgccacctcatcaggagcatgcccaggtgttgtagggaggtcatacaggcacgtggaggctacacacactactgagcctcattttgacttgttttaaggacattacatcaatgttggatcagcctgtagtgtggttttccactttaattttgagggtgactacaaatccagacctccatgggttgataaatttgatttccattgatattttttgtgtgattttgttgtcagcacattcaactatgtaaagaaaaaagtatttaataagattatttaattcattcagatctaggatgttattttagtgttccctttatttttttgagcagtgtatatgcctGTGATCAAAATCAGCACAGGGTAGGCATACAgtgagtatttgatcccctgctgattttgtacgtttgcccactgacaaagacatgatcagtctataattttaatggtaggtttatttgaacagtgagagacagaataacaccaaaaaatccaggaaaacgcatgtcaaaaatgttataaatttgatttgcatttgcatgagggaaataagtatttgaccccctctcaatcagaaaggtttctggctcccaggtgtcttttatacaggtagcgagctgagattaggagcacactcttaaagggagtgccctaatctcagtttgttacctgtataaaagacacctgtccacagaagcaatcaatcaatcagattccaaactctccaccatggccaagaccaaagagctctccaaggatgtcagggacaagattgtagacctacacaaggctggaatgggctacaagaccatcgccaagcagcttggtgaaaggtgacaacagttggtgcgattatttgcaaatggaagaaacacaaaataactgtcaatctccctcggcctggggctccatgcaagatctcacctcgtggagttgcaatgatcatgagaacggtgaggaatcagcccagaactacacgggaggatcttgtcaatgatctcaaggcagctgggaccatagtcaccaagaaaacaattggtaacacactaagacgtgaaggactgaaatcctgcagcgcccgcaaggtccccctgctcaagaaagcacatatacagggccgtctgaagtttgccaatgaacatctgaatgattcagaggagaactgggtgaaagtgttgtggtcagatgagaccaaaatggagctctttggcatcaactcaactcgccgtgtttggaggaggaggcatataaccccaagaacaccatccccaccgtcaaacatggaggtggaaacattatgctttgggggtgtttttctgctaaggggacaggacaacttcactgcatcaaagggacgatggacggggccatgtaccatcaaatcttgggtgagaacctccttccctcagccagggcattgaaaatgggttgttgatgggtattccagcatgacaatgacccaaaacacatggccaaggcaacaaaggagtggctcaagaagaagcacattaaggtcttggagtggcctaaccagtctccagaccttaatcccatagaaaatctgtgaagggagctgaacgttcgagttgccaaacgtcaggctcgaaaccttaatgacttggagaagatctgcaaagaggagtgggacaaaatccctcctgagatgtgtgcaaacctggtggccaactacaagaaacgtctgatctgtgtgattgccaacaagggttttgccacaaagtactaagtcatgttttgcagatgggtcaaatacttatttccctcatttgaCGCGCTATGACGCTGTTGACACTCGCGGCCCATCTGTTTGTTCTCAGTCACTAATTCCAGTGTGTTCACGGGCGTAATTGAGCTTGAGTGgcatcatacagtgcattcggaaagtattcagacccttcactttttccacattttgttacgttacagccttattctaaaattgattaaattaattgttttcctcattaatctacacacaataccccattatgacaaagcgaaaaccggttgttagaaatgtttgccaattcataaaaatgtacttaagtattcagaccttttggtatgagactcgaaattgagctcaggtgcatcctgtttccattgatcatccttgagatgtttctacaacttgattagagtccacctgtggtaaattcaattgattggacatgatttcgaaaggcacacacctgtctatataaggttccacagttgacagtgcatgtcagagcaaaaaccaagccatgaggtcgaaggaattgtccttagagctccgataCAGGGTTGtgtcggtgaagcatggttgttgtagcatcatgctgtggggatgtttttcagcggcagggactgggagactagtcaggatcaaggggaagatgaacggagcaatgtacagagagatccttgatgaaaacctgctccagagcactcaagacctcaacctggggtaaaggttcaccttccaacaggacaacgaccctaagcacacagccaagacaacgcaggagtggcttcaggacaggtctctgaatgtccttgagtggcccagccagagtccaaacccaatcaaacatctctggagagacctggatatagctgtgcagcgacactccccatccaatttgacagagcttgagaggatctgcggagaagaatgggagaacctccccaaatacaggtgtgccaagcttgtagcgtcatacccaagaagactcgaggctgtaatcgctgccaaaggtgcttcaacaaagtgctgagtaaagggtctgaatacttatgtaaatgtagtagTTTTATTTTTGGTAttaatatacatttgcaaaaatgtctaaacctgttttttctttgtcattatggggtattgtgtgtacattgaggagggaaaaaacaatttaatcaattttttaaggctgtaatgtaacaaaatgtgaagaaagtcaaggggtctgaatactttccgaatgcactgtatattcccCATTTGCACAAGGCTACTACTATCCTACTTTTGCTTTTGCCTTCTTGcaatgcaatacttcaaccaTTAGAAACTGTGTgcgcatggtctaaagtttgtGGGACGATTCTCACGTCAATTTCAGTTTTTATGAATGCCAACTTTTGCGTGAACTGGCACACGCATGTTTTGGTGCATATTTTGTGCGTACGCAacatttataaatgaggccccaggtacTGACTTCTGATTTTGTCTACAGAGTGAGCTACAGGAATGCCAAAGCAACATGGGAGAGCTGGAGTCTGAGCTTCAGAAAGCCAACAACGAGGCATACAACACTGGACACCAGCTCACCCAACTGTCCCTCAAGGTGAGATTACCAACACATAACTATTgccattattacgcatattaaacTACCAGTCATTTCATATCTCTGTTTATTTCGTAGTCCTCAAAGAGAAAAGAGCTTATCTTAAAGCTAGAGGAAAGGTAGTTATAGGCTAGTCgagcaaaataaaaaaacattctaTTGGTCAGTGTATttcaacaaacaaaacaaaaaaagtaataTGCTCCCCCaaaatctttccttttctcttccCCTGTTCAGCTCACCAACAGTGAGAACCTCCAGCAGCAGATGTACCTGTTGAACAAACAGCTTCTGTTGCTGGGAGAGACCAACAAGCTGGCAATACAGGAGGTGCAACGTCTGGGACCGGAGAGCAGCAAGGTAGaggtcaccccccccccccatattcAATACCAAGTAGACCGGGGCCACAAACAACCCAAAGCGCAGTGTTTCCCCAatgctggtcctggggacccaaaggggtgcacattttttgTCTTTGCCGTAGCACTTATATTCAACTCGTCAAGCCTAGTTGAATCATGTGTGTAAATCTGAAACTATTGGATAAACATACTATGGTAGTAACTCCCACTTACCCTCTGAAAGGTGAGGTGGAATTATTTTTGCCATATTGCTTATGCCTACCCAAACATTTAAGATCTACACAAGTGGCTAAGCGTTGTTTCTGGACCGGACCCAAACTCTTCATATCAACGATCATATCACTTGTATCCCTCTTTATAACGGTTTCTTGACACATTTATCTTTTGGCCAAGTCAGCTCTTGTACCatagaccagtgtttcccaatcctTGTCCTGGGGACcaaaaggggtgcacattttagtttttgtcctagcactaacaaaactgattcaaataataaaagacttgatgatgagttgattaatTGAATCAAGTGTGTTAGTGCTAGGTCAAAAAGTAagatgtgaccgaccggctcgattcggtcttatgtagcaaaatttgaaattgtgttttttacattggataaaagtagagactcagagctagaaaatggtatatcatacactacagttaaggaacaatgggaaagtaattctgctttgaaagttgataaacctgtaacctcacttttgagaaaatgacccttgaatgttttggtacacccactggagagctcttctttgtctacacccattcagcattgttcataccctcttaagctttagccccacccatctctttaaggattcacatgtgaggccatgtactaaacaaccaaagatttcaagactaaaggctggtttatactatggGTGTGTTTGTAAATTTAATTTGGAGTATcagagtgtgctcagagtgcgctctgggcgttcgtaaactcagagcgttgtcagattgttcattcgtaaattcagagcggtTCGCTCTCGGAGCAATCAGAGTGCACACCTGACGCTGTGGCTGAGGAGttgggttgatccgagcgttctggcCTAACAGCagtcaagctaactggctaaagttgactagcttgctagctacttccagacacaaatgagagaacagctcactgaccattttgcttgccctagcagagctggttaggctgtttctatgttatccagagcgttggtgactgcaactgctGCTGGCAATAATTTAATTACGtgttttttgccaacgtttactgacaccagccatattcaacgtgtgttgagcgttcgtaaatctgtcagttattctgcgctctggcacactcagacgagagtgctctgaaatcggagtagatagccagagtgaatttaccagctacgtctatcgacagttgtcgcagtgacatcatgaacattctattgaaatggttacatgCATAGAGGAGTCTTTTTTTGTtttgacatgtagctagctagctagctcgctagacaatgaaccataatccttACTACacaataatattactacacagatcatacacgtaatgttagctagtgagccagccaaaattagaaacgtatatctaaaaatgtagctagctagattatcttacccgtatacatagatggacgcttctccctctctgtcatggatgccatgcttgcccttagtttgaagatgtaatccggagacaggtgttttctccatctctttagctatcatactcgtaattccactgatttcaaaactcggtcctcccaGAAATTGGAGAGCAATACTCATGCAGTTCTACTAggtgatatctttaaaaaaagctgcgttagaaaggattacctacacatactaaccagctcatgttatagacagaagcgtgctacatggcagaccaatccgaactcatctctcggcatgtccagcccactcattatctcagccaatcaaggCTAGCgagaaggttgctgtctttttccgtggctaaaccaactaatCTCGTAgtttaacaattgtattcttatttacagatggcatacaagtatgttattaaggcacatgaaagttcacgttaGAGAAGGCATTTCTgtcaaaaaacgcattttgatttttaaaaaaagtttacgttcaagtggctctcctgtgaagtagtgacgcgcgacatacacctagtttcctgaaacgagtcacaaatgtgcacccctttgggtccccattTCCTGGTCCTGTGCGTGCGTTGCTGCAGGAGCTGCGGATGCTGCAGTCAACCATGGGCAAGGAGCAGGAGCGTCTGCGTCAGAGCATGGTGCAGCAGAGACAGGGATTGGAGGCGGCCCAGCAGCGCATCGGAGACCTGGAGGCCCAGCTGGCGAAGAAGGACCACCTCATTCTGGAGCAGAAGAAGTTCCTGGAGGAAGTCAAAGGCCAGACCAAGTAAGGGCCCAACTCCACTCCACATTATGTATAAATTATTTTTCAGAGATTGAATTTAGAGTGGGGGCTAGATTTGAGAGGGGAGAACAGGTAGGAAATGGTGGGGAGGCTGGATTCAACCGACATCAGCTAAGTGCTTGGTTCCTGTACTCAACTCTTATTATTCAATCATTCCACAATGGATGGACTGTATCGTGTAGTCTTTCACCCCTGTGAACTTTTACATtttaaaggtgtgtgtgtctgtctgtgtgtcacccCAGGGGCCAGCTGCAGGCGTCGGAGAGCAGGTACCTGGCCCTGCGACGGGTCACCCAGGTGCTGCAGACGGAGATGCTGCAGCTCTACAGCCAGCTGGATGCCGAGATGCTGACCACCaaccagagtctctcagagtctGACGCCATCGAGCCCTCCAGCGCTCCTCCTCCCGGCACCTCCAGGTGAGACCCAGCACCTCCTTTGATCCCTTTCTCTCACAGTGTGAGGGATGGCTCCAGCTCCCACAGTGTGGAGATAACACCCAAGGGACTTCAAAGTATAGTTACGCAATATAGACAAAATGCTGCTGGTGGTTTTTTTTGTACAATAAATGTCCTCTCTCTGGGACAAAGTTAAATTATATAACCATGCCAAGTGCTACTAGCAGGAGATGTTCTTTTAGCTGGGCTATACCCAGTGCAGTGCAATTTGAATTTATTTGAGCCATCTCATCATTACTACACTCCAGAAATACAGTACTATTGAAACCAACGCAGTCAGGATTAGGGGTGTGAACGCGTTAAACTAAATTGGGATCCTTAATATTAAGAAGAATTGATATCACAGTGCAGCTGGCTCGCCTGCTCTTTCTCTTAGCTAATGCTGCGAGTGTGTGTTCAATCTTCGGTCTGCTGCGTGTAGAATATTCCAGCCTATTTCttgatgataggccctgctttactgaagttgcgagccattgcaagccaagaaattgtgatgcccctcccccctctttccgTCCCTCACTAGCTTGCTATGAAAGATGCAAGTGTTTGTGTTCTCAGAAGTACGCcaactaatcagtctcctccgtgcccaaaatactgaatcttaggagtCGATTCCTAGCGGAAGATGTTTTCTTTCTACAAAATGGCTTTCTTTTTTAGGAGAGCATGGCCTGCAGCAGGCAGTTTAAGATTATGTGATGGACGTTAGTCCCCGCTTCAGAAGCGGCATTCCTTTACTGACAAGTAAAATGCCCGTTAAGTGGTGCTTCGAAACTTATCTCCAGAGAAGGTTTTGTTTCGGCATTTAAAAAGTTGTAGTGTACCCTTGGACAAACAAACATGCCGTAGCCGAGGTGCTTTCAAGGTTTATATGACTGCGGTAGATGTAACTTAATTGCCTGGCCATAGTGGATATACATAAGTAATAGGACCATTATTCTGCATTGTAAGTTGATGTCTATTTTTATTATTGTTTTAACAGAAAACCGATACATGGCTGTTTAAACGTTTAGCAAAATTGTCAATTTGTCACATTCCTAGTCAGGATAACGGAGAGGATATTAGCCTGTACATAAATTAAAAGTAGGGACTATGGACTAATCCCAGAGAGATACAGCTCTTGAACAGAATGTGTTGATTCATCTAGTGAAGCTGAAGACCAATGTAAAAAGATGAACAatagtgtgtctctgtgtgtttgctaGGCCAAATGGCAGCAGTAGCAGAACTGTGCCAACTGCTCAGGGCAGCGCTGACCGAGGCACCCAAGCGTGGCCGCCTGGCAACGGAAGCACTTTACCCCCCGGGGGTGGCGCTCAGTCCACCACCACGGTGACCCTCAACGGCAGTCTGCAACAGCCCCCTCTCCTGTCAGAGATGTCCCCGACCCACCTGGCCGCCTCTCCACTTTCCTTCTCCCCGGTTGACACCCCCTTAACTGTGGGCTCCTACCCCAGTGCCAAGAGCTTCCTAGGCATGCACACCCGAGAGCTGTTCCGCAACAAAAGCGAGAGCCAGTGTGACGGGGATGAAGGCACCCAGCTCAGTAGTCTCTCTCAGGGCCTGGTCGCCAGTGAGGAGAGCAGCGAGTCGACCGAGAACGTCCAGTCCAGCCCATTTCCTCCTCCCGCCACAGGCACCCCCCCTCATTCCCATCCTGCTCCTCCATCACAGGGCTCTGCTCAGTCTGCTCTGGCCCAGGAGCCACCCCCGTCAGACAGCCAGCAGCTTAGGGCCCACCACGGGCAGGGGGCAAGGCCTAGGGCCAGCGCTGCCGCTGCCGCCCGCCAGAGGAGGAAGGACCTGCGGATCATGGACTACAATGAAACACAGCATGAGCACATCTGACGACGAGAGAGGGAGGGGCGGGGCAACAGCTGCTGATGAGCTGCCACTGTAACAACACATGTAAGGAAATATCTCTAAATGCAGTGTTATTTTCCCTGTGGTTGGCAGCGTTTAGGTTCTTACAAAAGCTCTATTGTAAAAACaagaataaaaaaaattacaaaaataatCCCTAAGCAAGGGACAATGAGCAAATTAATGTTATTCAACTTTGCCCTTCTAATTAGCTTTTGAATGTATTCCATTAGGGTGAGCAAGAGTGAACAAAAAGTATTCAACAGTGAACCTAACATGGATTCCTAATGGCAAGTCCTATCACACGGAATTGGTCTGTTGGGTGTGTAAATCTATATCTTGAGGCTACATCGGTCTGTGTGAGCTTTGTGTGAGGTAAAACGAGCAAGAATCTTTTATGTTAGATGTTTTAATAAGCTATTTATTTATGGTTTCGGCACACCCCAATCTAGAATGGCCTGAACGTTTCTGTCGGGTTCGGAGGGTCCTACTCACAAGTGCAATACTTTTCTCAAATGACACTTCAGGCCAATGGATTCATGTTGTTTTTTTGCTGCTTGGTCAAAGGCCTCACAGCCTCAGCTTTTCAGAACACTTCCTGAGTTGTTCCATCACATTTCCCTCCCCAAAACACTGAGTGCTTCTTGTTTAACATATATAGTTCTACAAATAGGTACTTCAGTTATTGCAATAATCAGTTGATATCATTGAAGAAATGATACAACCAGGTAAAGAGAAGCTTAAAAAGGATCAAGTAACTATATTTTATTTTGTCTTGTTGATAAAATGGGCATGATCCCACCATCCAATGAAGTTTTACAGCAATAATGCATCTTGCCTAGGTTCAAGCTAAATCTCTAGCTCAGGTCTAGGTTGTTAGTATGTGTTCCTGCAgtaacaccctggaccagagctagttaaTTCTTATACATTCTCTTGTTCTGTGTGCCACTTTGCATCCATCTTGCTTTTTGGGGGTTTATTGATCAAGTTGATGTGGATCACTGCATTATTTTGTCTAGGCTAGAGGCCTGAGAGGACTGTGTTCTTTTGGATATTCAGTGCCTTGATGGCTGCACACAACTGCCAGAACTTCTGTAGTGGGACTCTGATGGCACTCTTGATGTCTTGGCATTGAAACTATGCCAGGTAAATATCCCTCTTCATAGAGGTCCTTCCTCACCCAATGCCTTTAAAGTGAATCAGGGGTCATATTGGAGTTCTAAACATGGACCTATTGTGAATTGGTTTCTGTTGCCATATCATTGTCAATCGTCTAGGATGACGATCATTCTTTTTCCATCATTTTTCCATCCCCTACTCAGGTTAAGGGCTTGCAAGCTAGTCAGTTAAGTTGCATATCCAATGAAATCAGTATTACCCATCTCCAGCTGTTATCCTCAAAGCATGGTCTCTGTCCAAGATCCTGGTGTCCATTCAAGTGTTCCTTTTTTCCCCACATCTTTTGTTATCAAGCATGTAAATCAATGTTAAACACCATCGGAATAAGGAAACTATTGTACGGTGAATCTGACAGTATGTTAAGACAGTTCTCATTACAAATGttctgataaaaaaaaaagaaattgttAACTGAACAAtataaatcaataaaaatattttgcattgtCGCTTGTTCTTTTCATTTTGCCAAAGCACACAAACATTGTTACATGGTAATGTAccaagatttggttctgggtgccgAGATTATagttatgggcggcaggtagcttagtgggtaagagcgttgtgccagtaacctaaaggtcgctggttctaatccccgagcagactaggtgaaaaatctgtcgatgtgcccttgagcaaggcacttaacccaaattgctcctgtaagtcgctctggataagagcgtctgctaaatgactaaaatgtaccaTCTTTGTCTAATTCTACAGTGTCAGTGGGGTTTAGAAAAGCCACTGCATTGTTTTGATAGAAATCACTTATGTCTCAAAACCCAAATGGTGTTGAAGACTATTTTTCCAGTTGCAGTCTGTTGTATCAAACATTTGTGTAATATGGTTGCCAAGTTCTGAGTAATAGTTAATCACAAGTCAAACCAAGAGAAACTAACTTTCTTACAATGCTGATTTATGTAAAATAGAGGAAATGGTCAAAGGCCTAATGCCTAATCCTGGCGGTGAGGCCCGGAGGTCTCCAGGCTGGTTTGCTTGCATGCCACGCGCCTGCTCTCTTAGCCTGGGTCTGCCTAGTGTTATGACCACCAGCAGCGTGCCCAGTCAGGCTGAAAGACATGTCTCCCACACCAGCCGTCCCACCTCGCTGTGCTGAAGACTCAAGGACATCAACATTAGGATTCCCAGCAGACGGGTTGTCCTGGCTGCAGTAGGTGTAGGAACTGGCCATCCTTTGCAGTAGCTCCAGTGCTAGTGGGATAAGGCTTACCACACCACTGTAGTAGTTCCTGGCCTCGTCACAGCTCAGTCGATTCACTTCATCATGTGGGTAACTGCAGACAAAGAAAGGACCTGGGTTAGAAAACACAGGCAAAATAGTCTAACAGTGGATGACCCTCGC
The sequence above is a segment of the Coregonus clupeaformis isolate EN_2021a chromosome 16, ASM2061545v1, whole genome shotgun sequence genome. Coding sequences within it:
- the spaca9 gene encoding sperm acrosome-associated protein 9 → MSEARERLKAIEHMRKLFKQQQFIFIAALERSREHAHDRTEPVASVMQVQGYMEHHCSNATDRRIFTLFLKIVGELRDFLRLLEGANQSPGGGILDTYRLLLSYNCNISKLQAHYPHDEVNRLSCDEARNYYSGVVSLIPLALELLQRMASSYTYCSQDNPSAGNPNVDVLESSAQRGGTAGVGDMSFSLTGHAAGGHNTRQTQAKRAGAWHASKPAWRPPGLTARIRH